A genomic region of Columba livia isolate bColLiv1 breed racing homer chromosome 12, bColLiv1.pat.W.v2, whole genome shotgun sequence contains the following coding sequences:
- the GABRE gene encoding gamma-aminobutyric acid receptor subunit epsilon, with protein sequence MPGTVLLLCLALGPVLRARCESTEEYDYDYLSINKTWVLTPKAQETDATQILNSLLKNYDNKLRPDIGIKPTFIDVDIYVNSIGPVSVIQMEYTIDIFFAQTWYDRRLRFNSTLKALTLNTNMVSRIWIPDTFFRNSKRADSHWITTPNQLLRIWNDGKVLYTLRLTIEAECLLQLQNFPMDTHSCPLVFSSYGYPREEIVYRWRRYSIEVSDQRTWRLYQFDFTGLRNTSEVLRTGAGEYMVMTVSFDLSRRMGYFAIQTYIPCILTVVLSWVSFWIKRDSTPARTSLGITTVLTMTTLSTISRKHLPRVSYITAMDLFVSVCFIFVFAALMEYATLNYLVGNKKPLEHNNRKARLPPASAQVMPSFTTININNIMHWPTEIEEDEDEDPGSPCLEGKECERFFCCIEDCQTGMWREGRVRIHISRLDSYSRVFFPTAFLLFNIVYWIAYLYL encoded by the exons ATGCCCGGGacggtgctgctgctctgcctggccctCGGGCCGGTCCTGCGCGCCAG GTGCGAGAGCACAGAGGAATACGATTACGATTACCTCAGCATCAATAAAACCTGGGTCCTCACTCCCAAGGCACAGGAGACTGATGCCACACAGATCCTCAACTCACTGCTGAAGAACTATGACAACAAGCTGAGGCCTGACATTGGCA tcaAGCCCACGTTTATTGATGTGGATATCTATGTGAACAGCATCGGGCCAGTCTCTGTCATCCAGATG GAATACACCATTGATATCTTCTTTGCTCAGACATGGTATGACCGGCGTCTTCGTTTCAACAGCACCTTGAAGGCCCTCACACTGAACACCAACATGGTGAGCCGCATCTGGATCCCCGATACCTTTTTTAGGAACTCGAAGCGGGCTGATTCTCACTGGATAACCACTCCTAATCAGCTCCTCCGCATCTGGAATGATGGAAAAGTGCTCTACACGCTCAG GCTGACGATCGAGGCTGAAtgtctgctgcagctgcagaattTCCCAATGGACACTCATTCCTGCCCTTTGGTTTTTTCCAGTT ATGGCTACCCACGTGAGGAGATTGTCTATCGCTGGAGGCGCTACTCCATTGAGGTCTCCGACCAGCGCACCTGGAGGCTCTACCAGTTTGACTTCACGGGGCTGAGGAACACCTCAGAAGTTCTCAGGACTGGGGCAG GGGAGTACATGGTGATGACAGTTTCTTTTGACCTAAGTAGACGTATGGGTTATTTTGCCATTCAGACCTACATTCCCTGCATCCTGACGGTTGTTCTCTCCTGGGTTTCCTTCTGGATCAAGAGAGACTCTACACCAGCCAGGACATCTCTGG GCATCACGACTGTGCTAACAATGACCACCCTGAGTACAATCTCCCGCAAGCACCTTCCCCGTGTTTCCTATATCACAGCCATGGACCTCTTTGTCTCTGTGTGCTTCATCTTCGTCTTTGCAGCTCTCATGGAGTATGCTACTCTCAACTACCTGGTGGGAAACAAGAAACCACTTGAGCACAACAACAGGAAAGCCAGGCTG CCACCTGCCAGTGCACAGGTGATGCCGTCCTTTACCACCATCAACATCAACAACATCATGCACTGGCCCACAGAGATAGAGGAAGATGAGGATGAAGATCCTGGCTCCCCATGCCTGGAAGGAAAGGAATGCGAGAGGTTCTTCTGCTGCATTGAGGACTGTCAGACGGGAATGTGGCGGGAAGGGAGGGTCCGCATTCACATCTCCCGCCTGGACTCCTACTCCCGTGTATTCTTCCCCACTGCCTTCCTGCTCTTCAACATTGTCTACTGGATTGCTTATCTCTATCTCTAG